Proteins from a single region of Mangifera indica cultivar Alphonso unplaced genomic scaffold, CATAS_Mindica_2.1 Un_0011, whole genome shotgun sequence:
- the LOC123205658 gene encoding LOW QUALITY PROTEIN: beta-catenin-like protein 1 (The sequence of the model RefSeq protein was modified relative to this genomic sequence to represent the inferred CDS: inserted 1 base in 1 codon), whose product MEAGSKRRRTGEVISNDLNNSNNIDLCLLEALEKSQSAVEALDLRALKKLVLSFERRLKENIEARLKYPDQPDRFADTEVDLHDELEKLKVLAGGPXLYPDLVNLNVIPSILGLLSHDNTDIAIDVVHLLQDLTDEDVLEDNDETARVLVDCLIDNNVLELLVQNLHRLSDSDPDEMAAVYNTLATIENLIEVKPSVAELVCERTKLLRWLLGKIKVREFDSNKQYASEILAILLQNSTANQKRLGQMNGVDVLLQAVAMYKSKDPKSSDEEEMLENLFDCLCCLLMPLENKERFVKAEGVELMIIIMKQKKLAYGSAIRALDFAMTKYPPACERFVDVLGLKTAFAAFMGKIPMSKKNKKEQYQEELEERLVSLIASLFGGILRGSRRERLLNKFLENECEKIDRLMELYMRYSDRVAEETERMNELEIDDLEMDEEERYNRRLESGLYTLQLIAIILGHLWYSDYPQMRARIELLLKQQKLTKKEVKDILQEYHDNIGELDGPEEKERAQSRIQKFISAF is encoded by the exons ATGGAAGCCGGCAGCAAACGCAGACGAACTGGTGAAGTTATTTCCAACGACCTTAACAACAGCAACAACATCGACCTCTGTCTACTCGAAGCATTGGAGAAATCTCAATCCGCTGTCGAAGCTCTTGACCTTCGCGCTCTCAAGAAGCTTGTCCTTTCTTTCGAGCGTCGTCTTAAAGAGAACATTGAAGCTCGTCTCAAATACCCCGACCAACCTGACCGATTCGCCGACACCGAGGTCGACCTCCACGACGAGCTCGAGAAGCTCAAAGTCCTCGCCGGCGGTC AGTTGTACCCTGACCTTGTTAATCTCAACGTCATTCCCTCTATTTTAGGTCTCCTCTCTCACGATAACACCGACATTGCAATCGATGTCGTTCATTTGTTACAAGATTTGACGGACGAGGATGTCTTGGAGGATAACGATGAAACTGCACGCGTCTTGGTGGATtgtttgattgataataatGTCTTGGAGTTGTTGGTTCAAAACTTGCATAGATTATCGGATTCGGATCCGGATGAGATGGCGGCTGTGTATAATACGTTAGCTACAATTGAGAATTTGATTGAGGTGAAACCCTCGGTTGCTGAATTAGTTTGTGAGAGGACGAAGTTGTTGAGGTGGTTGTTAGGGAAGATTAAGGTGAGAGAATTTGATAGTAACAAGCAGTACGCCTCGGAGATTTTGGCCATTTTGTTACAGAACAGTACGGCTAATCAGAAGAGGTTAGGTCAGATGAACGGTGTGGATGTGCTTTTGCAAGCTGTGGCTATGTACAAGTCAAAGGATCCTAAGAGTTCTGATGAGGAGGAGATGTTGGAGAATCTATTTGACTGTTTGTGTTGTTTGTTGATGCCTTTGGAGAATAAGGAGAGGTTTGTTAAGGCTGAGGGAGTGGAGCtgatgattattattatgaagCAGAAAAAATTGGCTTATGGCTCAGCAATAAGGGCGCTTGATTTTGCTATGACCAAGTATCCGCCAGCTTGTGAACGCTTTGTGGATGTTTTGGGGTTAAAGACTGCTTTTGCTGCTTTTATGGGTAAG ATTCCCATGAGcaagaagaacaagaaagagCAATACCAAGAGGAGTTAGAGGAGCGCCTTGTGTCCCTAATTGCATCATTATTTG GTGGAATTTTGAGGGGTTCTAGAAGGGAAAGATTGTTGAATAAGTTTTTGGAAAACGAGTGTGAGAAGATAGATCGTCTTATGGAGTTGTATATGAG ATATTCAGATAGAGTTGCAGAAGAGACTGAACGAATGAATGAGCTCGAAATTGATGATTTGGAG ATGGATGAAGAAGAAAGGTATAATCGGAGGCTTGAATCTGGACTATACACTCTCCAG TTAATTGCTATCATTCTGGGTCATCTTTGGTACTCTGA TTACCCCCAAATGAGAGCAAGAATTGAGCTATTACTTAAGCAACAAAAGCTTACAAAGAAGGAAGTTAAGGATATACTTCAG GAATATCATGACAACATCGGGGAATTGGATGGACCAGAGGAGAAGGAGCGAGCACAGTCCAGAATCCAGAAGTTCATCTCTgctttttga